The Streptomyces sp. NBC_01244 genome contains a region encoding:
- a CDS encoding TolB-like translocation protein, which yields MPLQRRILILVSGVVLLAVIGALAVLRASSHAEEKNRVQAGGPSITPGPVSLAAGDGGRRIVFRNMAWGPHRDELATAAAGAPEGPRTASGVSCLRFHAAAGTGVCLQADKRGVQDGYEAVVLDARLKEVDSRPLAGIPTRARVSPGGHLVAWTVFVGGDSYAGTNFSTRTSLLDLRSGTYDASLEEFTIHKDGKTYRNADVNFWGVTFAADERTFYATLATGGRTHLVRGDLAARTVTTLRENLECPSLSPDGTRLVFKKRVAGLSPDAPWRLHVLDLATMAEAPLAEERSVDDQVVWTDDRTVVYSLPGDFGADLYSLPADGGGAPARLMTSALAPAFLG from the coding sequence ATGCCCCTCCAGCGCCGGATCCTGATCCTCGTCTCCGGCGTGGTCCTGCTCGCCGTCATCGGTGCGCTCGCCGTCCTGCGGGCCTCCTCGCACGCCGAGGAGAAGAACCGGGTCCAGGCCGGCGGGCCGTCGATCACCCCCGGCCCGGTGTCCCTCGCGGCCGGTGACGGCGGCCGGCGGATCGTGTTCCGGAACATGGCCTGGGGCCCCCACCGCGACGAGCTCGCCACCGCGGCGGCCGGAGCGCCCGAAGGTCCGCGTACCGCCTCCGGGGTCAGCTGCCTGCGCTTCCACGCCGCCGCCGGCACCGGGGTCTGCCTCCAGGCCGACAAGCGCGGGGTGCAGGACGGCTACGAGGCGGTGGTCCTCGACGCCAGGCTGAAGGAAGTCGACTCCCGCCCGCTGGCCGGCATCCCGACCCGGGCCCGGGTATCGCCCGGCGGCCACCTCGTCGCCTGGACGGTCTTCGTGGGCGGCGACTCGTACGCCGGTACGAATTTCTCGACCCGGACCTCGCTGCTGGACCTGCGCAGCGGGACGTACGACGCCTCGTTGGAGGAGTTCACCATCCACAAGGACGGCAAGACGTACCGCAACGCGGACGTCAATTTCTGGGGGGTCACCTTCGCCGCCGACGAGCGCACCTTCTACGCGACGCTCGCCACCGGCGGCCGGACCCACCTGGTCCGCGGCGACCTGGCGGCACGCACGGTGACCACACTGCGCGAGAACCTGGAATGCCCGTCCCTCTCGCCCGACGGGACCCGGCTGGTGTTCAAGAAGCGGGTGGCGGGCCTGTCACCGGACGCGCCGTGGCGCCTCCACGTCCTGGACCTCGCCACGATGGCCGAGGCCCCGCTGGCCGAGGAGCGCAGCGTGGACGACCAGGTGGTGTGGACCGACGACAGGACCGTCGTCTACTCGCTGCCGGGGGACTTCGGCGCCGACCTGTACTCCCTGCCCGCCGACGGCGGCGGGGCCCCGGCCCGGCTGATGACCTCGGCCCTCGCCCCCGCCTTCCTCGGCTGA
- a CDS encoding GNAT family N-acetyltransferase codes for MPVPVLLAGRSVRLEPLAPHHTEALALAGAEDRTTYAFTPVPHGLQASHEYIDRALADQAAGRSLPFAVVRATDGRVVGSTRFLELDYWQGPLVWPAVPGVPFGDPATAIPDAAEIGNTWLSPAAQGTGINTEAKLLMLRHAFETWGVRRISLRADARNGRSRAAMERLGFTSEGVRRAHSRGLDGAVRSTAFYSILDEEWPTVRSVIELRLSAAAQRKRRRKTLIPA; via the coding sequence GTGCCCGTACCCGTACTCCTCGCCGGCCGCTCCGTGCGGCTTGAGCCCCTCGCCCCCCACCACACCGAGGCCTTGGCCCTGGCCGGGGCCGAGGATCGTACGACTTACGCCTTCACTCCCGTACCCCACGGGTTGCAGGCGTCACACGAGTACATCGACCGCGCCCTCGCTGATCAGGCAGCGGGTCGATCGCTCCCGTTCGCGGTGGTCAGAGCCACCGACGGTCGGGTGGTCGGTTCGACCCGGTTCCTGGAACTCGACTACTGGCAGGGGCCCCTGGTGTGGCCCGCCGTGCCGGGGGTCCCGTTCGGCGATCCGGCGACGGCGATCCCCGATGCCGCCGAGATCGGCAATACCTGGCTGTCCCCGGCGGCCCAGGGCACCGGCATCAACACCGAGGCGAAGCTGCTCATGCTCCGCCATGCCTTCGAGACCTGGGGGGTCCGGCGGATCTCGCTGCGCGCGGACGCCCGCAACGGTCGCTCGCGCGCCGCGATGGAGCGGCTCGGGTTCACCAGCGAGGGGGTCCGCCGGGCCCATTCGCGGGGCCTGGACGGCGCCGTGCGCAGTACGGCCTTCTACTCGATCCTCGACGAGGAGTGGCCGACCGTGCGGTCGGTCATCGAGCTGCGGCTGTCGGCCGCGGCGCAGCGCAAGCGGCGCCGCAAGACGCTCATCCCGGCGTAA
- a CDS encoding alpha/beta fold hydrolase: MNPQIGNGVTLFFEDLGPREGAPVILIHGHPFNHSMWAPQTAALTTAGYRVITPDLRGYGRSPVLPGKTLLADFADDLAALLDRLGVEQAVVGGVSMGGQIAMEMRLGHPGRVRALVLSDTSSAPETEDGKTFRQNLAERLLAEGMKLYADEVIDKMLAPYNVTGMPEAAAGVAGMMCATAPEGAAAALRGRAERPDYAPVLAALPAEVPCLIVVGRDDVYTPVSEAESLHALVPHSVLAVVERAGHLPGVEQPGAFNRALLEFLAGI; encoded by the coding sequence ATGAACCCCCAAATTGGCAATGGCGTGACACTCTTTTTCGAGGACTTGGGTCCCCGCGAGGGAGCCCCCGTAATCCTGATCCACGGACATCCGTTCAACCACTCGATGTGGGCCCCCCAGACGGCGGCACTGACCACGGCCGGTTACCGGGTGATCACCCCTGACCTGCGGGGATACGGGCGCAGCCCGGTGCTGCCGGGCAAAACGCTGCTCGCGGACTTCGCCGACGATCTGGCCGCTCTGCTCGACCGTCTGGGCGTCGAACAGGCGGTCGTCGGCGGTGTGTCCATGGGCGGCCAGATCGCCATGGAGATGCGGCTCGGCCACCCGGGCCGGGTGCGGGCCCTCGTTCTCTCCGACACCTCCTCCGCGCCCGAAACGGAGGACGGCAAAACCTTCCGCCAAAACCTCGCGGAGCGGCTCCTCGCGGAAGGAATGAAGCTCTATGCCGACGAGGTCATCGACAAGATGCTCGCGCCGTACAACGTGACCGGGATGCCGGAGGCGGCGGCCGGGGTCGCCGGGATGATGTGCGCCACCGCCCCCGAGGGCGCCGCCGCCGCCCTGCGCGGGCGCGCCGAACGGCCCGACTACGCCCCGGTGCTCGCGGCGCTGCCGGCCGAGGTGCCCTGTCTGATCGTGGTCGGCCGCGACGACGTCTACACCCCGGTCTCCGAGGCCGAGTCCCTGCACGCGCTGGTCCCGCACTCGGTGCTCGCCGTGGTGGAGCGGGCCGGGCACCTGCCGGGCGTGGAACAGCCCGGGGCCTTCAACCGGGCGCTGCTGGAGTTCCTCGCCGGAATCTGA
- a CDS encoding GntR family transcriptional regulator translates to MTDDAAIAAASSPITAHARAADPLWAQAADRIREEIARRGLSEGSKLPPERELCTRLDVSRVTLRRALARLVEQGLVTASHGRGWFVAVPVAPAPAREWPKDLESFTATARRKHMRASSVVLRHDTVTASLDDADRLDVPAGTPLLRLERVRLLNDVRIAVDRTLVVAELAPDLARTDFRETSLFEELRRWGVQPDRAEATIEARNADGELAGHLGIAEGAPVLVLDQTVYTKDQRPLLLSTVEYSGDRYRLRTTLQTD, encoded by the coding sequence ATGACCGACGACGCTGCCATCGCCGCCGCCTCCTCCCCGATCACGGCGCATGCCCGCGCCGCGGACCCCCTGTGGGCCCAGGCCGCGGACCGCATCCGCGAGGAGATCGCCCGCCGCGGCCTGTCCGAGGGCAGCAAGCTGCCGCCCGAGCGCGAGCTGTGCACCCGGCTGGACGTCTCCCGCGTCACCCTGCGCCGCGCGCTCGCCCGCCTCGTCGAACAGGGCCTGGTCACCGCGTCCCACGGGCGCGGCTGGTTCGTCGCGGTGCCGGTGGCGCCCGCGCCCGCCCGCGAATGGCCCAAGGACCTGGAGTCCTTCACCGCCACCGCGCGGCGCAAGCACATGCGCGCCAGCTCGGTGGTCCTGCGCCACGACACCGTCACCGCGTCCCTGGACGACGCCGACCGCCTCGACGTGCCCGCCGGCACCCCGCTCCTGCGGCTGGAGCGGGTCCGGCTGCTCAACGACGTGCGGATCGCCGTCGACCGGACCCTGGTCGTCGCCGAGCTCGCGCCCGACCTCGCCCGTACCGACTTCCGCGAGACCTCCCTCTTCGAGGAACTGCGCCGCTGGGGCGTCCAGCCCGACCGCGCCGAGGCGACCATCGAGGCGCGCAACGCCGACGGAGAGCTCGCCGGGCACCTGGGCATCGCCGAGGGCGCGCCGGTCCTCGTACTCGACCAGACGGTGTACACCAAGGACCAGCGGCCGCTGCTGCTGTCCACGGTGGAGTACAGCGGGGACCGCTACCGGCTGCGCACCACCCTGCAGACAGACTGA
- a CDS encoding PTS transporter subunit EIIC → MSTATVPASAPAAGKKPGRVMPVLQRIGRSLMLPVATLPAAALLTRLGGADLLGRENFPLIIQKLAMVLAAAGDTVFANLPLLFAVGVAIGFAKKSDGSTALAAVVGYLVFKAVLASPAFPKGVDGEPLDAKVLGGIVMGLVAALLYQRFSRAKLPEWLGFFGGRRLVPILSAFAGVGMGVVFGVVWPTVGGWFFHFGEWLVGTGAWGAGLFGLVVRALIPIGMHHFFSVFPWFEAGSFVNPATGTEVHGDIARFLAGDPTAGQFMTGGFPIYMFALPAAAMAIAHTARPENRTMVKGMMISVALTSFVTGVTEPIEFAFMFVAPLLYAIHAFLFGVSMAVCYALGIRDGFGFSSGAIDYIVNYGIATKPWMLIPIGLAFAAIYYVLFRWAIVKFDLPTPGRERDEEGKPLTKADAS, encoded by the coding sequence ATGAGTACGGCCACCGTTCCGGCCAGCGCGCCGGCCGCCGGAAAGAAGCCGGGCCGGGTCATGCCGGTCCTGCAGCGCATCGGCCGCAGCCTGATGCTGCCCGTGGCCACGCTGCCCGCGGCTGCCCTGCTGACCCGCCTCGGTGGAGCCGACCTGCTGGGCCGCGAGAACTTCCCGCTGATCATCCAGAAGCTCGCGATGGTCCTGGCGGCGGCCGGTGACACCGTCTTCGCCAACCTCCCGCTGCTCTTCGCGGTCGGCGTGGCCATCGGCTTCGCCAAGAAGTCGGACGGCTCCACCGCACTGGCGGCCGTGGTCGGCTACCTGGTCTTCAAGGCCGTACTGGCCAGCCCCGCCTTCCCCAAGGGCGTGGACGGCGAGCCGCTCGACGCCAAGGTCCTCGGTGGCATCGTGATGGGCCTCGTCGCGGCCCTCCTCTACCAGCGCTTCAGCCGCGCCAAGCTGCCCGAGTGGCTCGGCTTCTTCGGCGGCCGCCGGCTCGTCCCCATCCTGAGCGCCTTCGCGGGCGTCGGCATGGGAGTGGTATTCGGAGTGGTCTGGCCCACCGTCGGCGGCTGGTTCTTCCACTTCGGCGAGTGGCTGGTCGGCACCGGCGCCTGGGGCGCGGGCCTCTTCGGTCTCGTCGTCCGGGCCCTCATCCCGATCGGGATGCACCACTTCTTCTCGGTCTTCCCCTGGTTCGAGGCCGGCTCCTTCGTCAACCCGGCCACCGGCACCGAGGTGCACGGGGACATCGCCCGCTTCCTCGCCGGCGACCCGACGGCCGGCCAGTTCATGACCGGCGGCTTCCCGATCTACATGTTCGCGCTCCCGGCCGCCGCCATGGCCATCGCGCACACCGCACGCCCCGAGAACCGGACCATGGTCAAGGGCATGATGATCTCCGTCGCCCTGACCTCCTTCGTCACCGGCGTGACCGAGCCCATCGAATTCGCCTTCATGTTCGTGGCTCCCCTCCTCTACGCGATCCACGCCTTCCTCTTCGGCGTCTCGATGGCCGTCTGCTACGCCCTCGGCATCCGCGACGGCTTCGGCTTCTCCTCCGGCGCCATCGACTACATCGTGAACTACGGCATCGCCACCAAGCCCTGGATGCTCATCCCGATCGGCCTGGCCTTCGCCGCCATCTACTACGTGCTCTTCCGCTGGGCGATCGTGAAGTTCGACCTCCCCACCCCGGGCCGCGAACGCGACGAGGAAGGCAAGCCGCTCACCAAGGCCGACGCCTCCTGA
- a CDS encoding SIS domain-containing protein, with translation MSGSRITFLEGQADQGAALARIADRVRTRLASPELARLRAAERPLFTGIGASYAALAVPVQQLREAGIVTQRVLSSEIETGTAGFDTDCLIAVSQGGRSSETIAAFECAAPGITKTALLNVVPSPLGDLADLTVDLGNEPDSYASTIGYTGTIVALDLIAGAVAGRAGDPWGEIAEQTTAIHSQATAVVAGLRERGARCIASDGVAAGASRASAEEGALLLREVVRMTAAHSATRNYLHGEMESAGNTLHLVYGDGREIELARSLAGAGHLTLLMTTAEVEPADSLSVVRLPEVADAVRVVLETVVLQELVAQLSAERDVPIESFVFANDDTKQGGLDMSDFEVAAFTQA, from the coding sequence ATGTCCGGATCCCGCATCACGTTCCTCGAAGGCCAGGCCGACCAGGGCGCAGCCCTCGCCCGGATCGCCGACCGTGTCCGTACCCGGCTCGCCTCCCCGGAGCTCGCCCGGCTGCGCGCCGCCGAGCGCCCCCTGTTCACCGGCATCGGAGCCTCGTACGCCGCCCTCGCCGTCCCCGTACAGCAGCTCCGCGAGGCCGGGATCGTCACCCAGCGCGTGCTGTCCAGCGAGATCGAGACCGGCACCGCCGGCTTCGACACCGACTGCCTGATCGCCGTCTCCCAGGGCGGCCGCAGCTCCGAGACCATCGCCGCCTTCGAGTGCGCCGCCCCCGGCATCACGAAGACCGCGCTGCTCAACGTGGTCCCCTCGCCGCTCGGGGACCTCGCCGACCTCACCGTGGACCTCGGCAACGAGCCCGACTCGTACGCCTCGACCATCGGCTACACCGGCACCATCGTCGCCCTCGATCTGATCGCCGGGGCCGTCGCGGGCCGCGCGGGCGACCCCTGGGGCGAGATCGCCGAGCAGACCACCGCGATCCACTCGCAGGCCACCGCCGTCGTGGCGGGGCTGCGCGAGCGCGGCGCCCGCTGCATCGCCTCCGACGGCGTGGCCGCCGGGGCCTCCAGGGCCTCCGCCGAGGAAGGCGCGCTGCTGCTGCGCGAGGTGGTGCGGATGACCGCGGCCCACTCGGCCACCCGCAACTACCTGCACGGCGAGATGGAATCGGCGGGCAACACCCTGCACCTCGTCTACGGCGACGGCCGCGAGATCGAGCTCGCCCGCTCGCTGGCGGGTGCCGGCCACCTCACGCTGCTGATGACCACGGCCGAGGTGGAGCCGGCGGACAGCCTGTCGGTCGTCCGCCTGCCCGAGGTCGCGGACGCGGTCCGGGTGGTCCTGGAGACGGTGGTCCTGCAGGAGCTGGTGGCCCAGCTCAGCGCCGAGCGGGACGTCCCGATCGAGTCCTTCGTCTTCGCCAACGACGACACCAAGCAGGGCGGCCTCGACATGTCCGACTTCGAGGTCGCGGCCTTCACCCAGGCGTAG
- a CDS encoding (2Fe-2S)-binding protein: protein MDTEPGMDGVLRQLGSVGPFFTVAYGKEPPGPGFRPLGELYGELLGPYVEEVGRRIGSGPGRVAASTAQFGIVSRLWSLGLGCAVLCGRVPDLGPGRLWWRLPDAGSLELWLPEPAEFPGETPARALADTVLGHLAVLDTALRERFGVSPRVLRGNAASGLVGAVRVLTDRVPGEAAASLAAGLLAEGGPLGGTGTYLHEPGLGVAFVRRSCCLYYKVPGGGLCGDCVLRTK, encoded by the coding sequence ATGGACACGGAGCCCGGGATGGACGGCGTACTGCGGCAGTTGGGCTCCGTCGGCCCCTTCTTCACCGTGGCGTACGGGAAAGAGCCGCCCGGCCCCGGCTTCCGGCCGCTCGGCGAGCTGTACGGGGAACTGCTCGGGCCCTACGTCGAAGAGGTCGGCCGGCGCATCGGGAGCGGACCCGGGCGGGTGGCGGCTTCGACCGCGCAGTTCGGGATCGTCTCGCGGCTCTGGTCGCTCGGGCTCGGCTGCGCCGTGCTCTGCGGCCGGGTCCCGGACCTCGGACCCGGCCGCCTGTGGTGGCGGCTGCCCGACGCCGGCTCGCTGGAGCTGTGGCTGCCCGAGCCCGCCGAATTCCCCGGGGAAACCCCGGCGCGGGCCCTCGCGGACACCGTGCTCGGCCACCTCGCGGTGCTCGACACCGCGCTGCGCGAGCGGTTCGGAGTCTCGCCGCGGGTGCTGCGCGGCAACGCCGCCTCCGGGCTGGTCGGCGCCGTCCGGGTGCTCACGGACCGGGTGCCGGGGGAGGCGGCCGCTTCGCTCGCCGCCGGCCTGCTGGCCGAGGGCGGCCCGCTCGGCGGGACCGGCACCTATCTCCACGAACCCGGCCTCGGGGTGGCCTTCGTGCGCCGCAGCTGCTGCCTGTATTACAAGGTGCCCGGCGGCGGGCTCTGCGGGGACTGCGTACTGCGGACCAAGTAA
- a CDS encoding S8 family peptidase, whose protein sequence is MIPHISSRPRRTLVLAAALSALAFGAPAALAGTAPVSPAGIPEASAPAKAQAPAPTSQSATWAAGTRAYVVITAAGDSSAVRSAVTANGGTVFSYYDQIGVIVAHSTSSTFAATMRGVGGVQKVGATRTSDVPADAYNPALPANPSQSTTPAGEPARVDMTQIKADQAWAVTTGSASVKVGILDTGVDDQHQDLAPNFNAADSASCAYGKPDTRVGAWRDVGTHGTHVAGSVAAAKNGKGVVGVAPGVKISSVRVAEPGTSLFFAENTICAFVWSGDHGFKVTNNSYYTDPWQFNCPDNVDQAAIIEGVKRAQEYAESKGSLQVAAAGNENYDLANKTTDSASPNDSTPTNRTITNACLDIPTELPGVVTVAANGTGTTKASFSNFGQGVIDVAAPGSNVYSTVPGGGYSSMSGTSMASPHVAGVAALVASANPTFTPAQIRTALATQANDVACPSDSRCKGTTANNGFFGEGQVDALKAVGGSTPPPGKYFENLTDVVITDNATVNSAITVSGVTGNAPTTLKVGVDIKHTYIGDLKVDLVAPDGSVYVLSNRAGGSTDNIVQTFTVNASTEVANGVWTLRVNDNANQDTGKIDAWNLTF, encoded by the coding sequence TTGATACCCCACATATCCAGCCGACCTCGACGCACCCTCGTACTGGCGGCCGCCCTGAGCGCCCTGGCCTTCGGAGCACCGGCCGCCCTCGCCGGCACGGCGCCCGTCTCCCCGGCCGGCATTCCCGAAGCCTCCGCACCCGCCAAGGCCCAGGCCCCGGCGCCGACTTCCCAGAGTGCGACCTGGGCTGCCGGCACCCGCGCCTACGTGGTGATCACCGCCGCCGGTGACAGCTCCGCGGTCCGTTCCGCCGTCACGGCGAACGGCGGCACGGTCTTCTCGTACTACGACCAGATCGGCGTGATCGTCGCCCACTCGACCTCCTCGACCTTCGCCGCCACCATGCGCGGGGTCGGCGGGGTCCAGAAGGTCGGCGCGACGCGCACCTCGGACGTACCGGCCGACGCCTACAACCCGGCGCTGCCCGCCAACCCGTCCCAGTCGACGACCCCCGCGGGCGAGCCCGCGCGCGTCGACATGACCCAGATCAAGGCCGACCAGGCCTGGGCCGTGACCACCGGCTCGGCCTCCGTCAAGGTCGGCATCCTGGACACCGGCGTCGACGACCAGCACCAGGACCTGGCGCCGAACTTCAACGCCGCCGACTCCGCCTCCTGCGCCTACGGCAAGCCGGACACCAGGGTCGGCGCCTGGCGCGACGTGGGCACCCACGGCACGCACGTCGCGGGCTCCGTCGCCGCCGCCAAGAACGGCAAGGGCGTCGTCGGCGTGGCCCCGGGCGTGAAGATCTCCTCGGTCCGCGTGGCCGAGCCGGGCACCTCGCTGTTCTTCGCGGAGAACACCATCTGCGCCTTCGTGTGGTCCGGCGACCACGGGTTCAAGGTCACCAACAACAGCTATTACACGGACCCGTGGCAGTTCAACTGCCCGGACAACGTCGACCAGGCCGCGATCATCGAGGGCGTCAAGCGCGCCCAGGAGTACGCGGAGAGCAAGGGCTCGCTCCAGGTCGCCGCGGCGGGCAACGAGAACTACGACCTCGCCAACAAGACCACGGACTCGGCGAGCCCCAACGACTCGACGCCGACCAACCGGACCATCACCAACGCCTGCCTCGACATCCCGACCGAGCTCCCGGGCGTGGTCACGGTCGCGGCCAACGGCACCGGAACCACCAAGGCCTCGTTCTCCAACTTCGGCCAGGGCGTCATCGACGTCGCGGCGCCGGGCAGCAACGTCTACTCCACCGTTCCGGGCGGCGGTTACAGCTCCATGAGCGGTACGTCGATGGCCTCCCCGCACGTCGCGGGCGTAGCGGCGCTCGTCGCCAGCGCCAACCCGACCTTCACCCCGGCGCAGATCCGCACCGCGCTGGCCACCCAGGCCAACGACGTCGCCTGCCCGTCGGACAGCCGCTGCAAGGGGACCACGGCCAACAACGGGTTCTTCGGCGAGGGCCAGGTCGACGCGCTGAAGGCGGTCGGCGGCTCGACCCCGCCCCCCGGCAAGTACTTCGAAAACCTCACCGACGTCGTGATCACCGACAACGCGACCGTGAACAGTGCCATCACCGTCAGCGGAGTGACCGGCAACGCGCCGACCACCCTCAAGGTGGGCGTGGACATCAAGCACACCTACATCGGTGACCTCAAGGTCGACCTCGTGGCTCCGGACGGTTCCGTCTACGTCCTGAGCAACCGGGCCGGCGGCAGCACGGACAACATCGTCCAGACCTTCACCGTCAACGCCTCCACCGAGGTCGCCAACGGTGTCTGGACGCTGCGCGTGAACGACAACGCCAACCAGGACACCGGCAAGATCGACGCCTGGAACTTGACCTTCTGA
- a CDS encoding cation:dicarboxylate symporter family transporter produces the protein MAARRDKTHYLYIAVIGAVLLGIAVGFAAPGTAVELKPLGTGFVNLIKMMISPVIFCTIVLGIGSVRKAAKVGAVGGLALGYFMVMSTVALAIGLLVGNLLEPGSGLHLTEAARSAGEAQAKAGGAESTPEFLLGIIPTTLVSAFTGGEVLQTLLVALLCGFALQAMGAAGEPVLRGIGHVQKLVFRVLAMIMWVAPVGAFGAIAAVVGATGMDALKSLAVIMIGFYTTCLLFVFVVLGTLLRLCTGISVFALLRYLGREFLLILSTSSSESALPRLIAKMEHVGVSRPVVGITVPTGYSFNLDGTAIYLTMSSLFVAEAMGKPLALGEQISLLLFMIVASKGAAGVTGAGLATLAGGLQSHRPELVDGVGLIVGIDRFMSEARALTNFAGNAIATVLIGTWTKEFDRARATEVLAGRLPFDESTLTDDGHGQAPAVPAQPEGAKDGVPA, from the coding sequence GTGGCCGCCAGGCGCGACAAGACGCATTATCTGTACATCGCTGTGATCGGTGCGGTGCTGCTCGGCATCGCCGTCGGGTTCGCCGCGCCCGGCACCGCCGTGGAGCTCAAGCCGCTGGGCACCGGATTCGTCAACCTCATCAAGATGATGATCTCGCCGGTCATCTTCTGCACGATCGTGCTGGGCATCGGCTCGGTGCGCAAGGCCGCCAAGGTCGGCGCGGTGGGCGGGCTGGCGCTCGGCTACTTCATGGTGATGTCCACGGTCGCTCTGGCCATCGGGCTGCTCGTGGGCAACCTGCTGGAGCCCGGCAGTGGGCTGCACCTGACCGAGGCGGCCCGCAGCGCGGGCGAGGCGCAGGCCAAGGCGGGCGGCGCCGAGAGCACGCCGGAGTTCCTGCTGGGGATCATCCCGACCACGCTGGTGTCGGCCTTCACCGGGGGCGAGGTGCTCCAGACGCTGCTCGTGGCGCTGCTGTGCGGGTTCGCGCTCCAGGCCATGGGCGCGGCGGGCGAACCGGTGCTGCGCGGGATCGGGCACGTGCAGAAGCTGGTGTTCCGGGTGCTCGCGATGATCATGTGGGTGGCGCCGGTGGGTGCCTTCGGCGCGATCGCGGCGGTGGTCGGGGCGACCGGAATGGACGCGCTGAAGTCCCTGGCGGTGATCATGATCGGCTTCTACACGACCTGTCTGCTCTTCGTCTTCGTGGTCCTGGGCACGCTGCTGCGGCTGTGTACGGGGATCAGCGTCTTCGCCCTGCTGCGTTACCTGGGCCGGGAGTTCCTGCTGATCCTGTCCACGTCCTCCTCGGAGTCGGCGCTGCCCCGGCTGATCGCGAAGATGGAACACGTGGGCGTCTCGCGGCCGGTGGTCGGCATCACGGTCCCGACGGGCTACTCCTTCAACCTGGACGGGACCGCGATCTATCTGACGATGTCCTCGCTCTTCGTCGCGGAGGCGATGGGCAAGCCCCTGGCGCTGGGCGAGCAGATCTCCCTGCTGCTGTTCATGATCGTGGCCTCGAAGGGTGCGGCCGGGGTCACGGGTGCGGGACTCGCCACGCTGGCCGGAGGACTCCAGTCGCACCGGCCTGAACTCGTCGACGGCGTCGGCCTGATCGTGGGCATCGACCGGTTCATGAGCGAGGCGAGGGCACTGACGAACTTCGCGGGCAACGCGATCGCGACCGTGCTGATCGGTACCTGGACGAAGGAGTTCGACCGGGCCCGGGCCACCGAAGTCCTCGCGGGACGGCTGCCGTTCGACGAGAGCACGCTGACCGACGACGGACACGGGCAGGCCCCGGCCGTACCGGCCCAGCCGGAGGGCGCCAAGGACGGCGTCCCCGCCTGA